In Comamonas sp. lk, the following proteins share a genomic window:
- a CDS encoding NUDIX domain-containing protein codes for MKQASKQWLEQTRQAAQQPPLQARQSLAVAGQVVGTVDGDLVRRLSSEQLQQHGLELVWSKSLWTLLGEGDVTALLNRMAQALREAGLCGAWRNEQLAVHNAQGLQVGTVERGAVRPLGIATQAVHLVGAAPDGRIWVQQRADNKATNPGMWDTLMGGMVSAADSLPQALERETWEEAGLRVVDLTDLRHGGFVSFCRPSDEAEGHGYVSERIDWFEATVPESLSPDNQDGEVQRFELLERESVEDWLVQDRFTPEASLILAAYFGWR; via the coding sequence ATGAAACAAGCAAGCAAACAGTGGCTGGAGCAGACCCGCCAAGCCGCGCAGCAGCCGCCGCTGCAAGCTCGTCAAAGTCTGGCCGTGGCCGGCCAGGTGGTGGGTACGGTGGATGGCGATCTGGTACGCAGGCTCAGTTCTGAGCAGCTGCAACAACATGGGCTGGAGCTGGTGTGGAGCAAAAGCCTGTGGACGCTGCTGGGCGAGGGCGATGTCACGGCCTTGCTCAACCGCATGGCACAGGCCTTGCGGGAGGCCGGTCTGTGCGGCGCATGGCGCAACGAGCAGCTGGCGGTGCATAACGCCCAAGGCCTGCAGGTGGGTACGGTGGAGCGTGGAGCAGTACGCCCGCTGGGGATTGCCACGCAGGCCGTGCACCTGGTGGGGGCCGCGCCCGACGGCCGCATCTGGGTGCAGCAGAGGGCGGATAACAAGGCTACCAACCCCGGCATGTGGGACACCTTGATGGGCGGCATGGTGTCCGCCGCAGACAGCTTGCCGCAGGCGCTGGAGCGCGAAACCTGGGAGGAGGCTGGCCTCAGGGTGGTCGACCTGACGGATCTGCGCCATGGCGGCTTTGTCAGTTTTTGCCGGCCCAGCGATGAGGCCGAGGGTCATGGCTATGTGAGCGAACGCATTGACTGGTTTGAGGCCACCGTGCCCGAATCGCTCAGCCCCGACAACCAGGATGGCGAGGTGCAGCGCTTTGAACTGCTGGAGCGGGAGAGCGTCGAGGACTGGCTGGTGCAAGATCGGTTCACGCCAGAGGCATCCCTGATTCTGGCCGCGTATTTCGGTTGGCGCTGA
- a CDS encoding Na/Pi cotransporter family protein: protein MKHLLNLLAAIALLVWGSHMVRTGVLRVFGANLRNILARSMSNRFSAALSGLGVTALVQSSTATSLMTSSFVGQGLITLPSALAVMRGADVGTALMAVLFSTDLSWLSPLFIFVGVVLFITRQDSTPGRIGRVLIGLGVMLLALRLVVEATEPLLQAPAVRTLLTSVSSDMFMELLLGAVLAVVAYSSLAVVLLIAAMASSGAIPIEVALGLALGANLGSGLVAALTTAKAAVEERQVTIGNLLFKIMGVAIVAPFLGLWVEYVQPYIPNAGQNVVLFHLAFNIFNSVCFIGLTQTVARWVSALLPKPEDNSTGQLLRPRHLDPSALSTPSLAISCAAREALHQADVVESMMIGLQKVVESDDVKLSEEVRHLEATVDDLYSAIKYYMTKISRAELDEREGQRWTEIISFTINMEQIGDIIERVLLDLEDKKIKKGRHFSDAGMQEIHELSQHLLDNLRLAMSVFLNGNVREAQKLLEEKARFRDLELAYSATHLARLSHNTVSSIETSSLHIDLISDLKRINSLLCSVAYPILEQAGALAPNRLRSSALEGKR from the coding sequence ATGAAGCATTTACTGAATCTTTTAGCAGCCATTGCCCTCCTCGTCTGGGGCTCTCACATGGTTCGTACCGGCGTTTTGCGCGTCTTCGGTGCCAACTTGCGCAACATCCTCGCCCGCAGCATGAGCAACCGCTTTTCTGCGGCGCTTTCCGGCCTGGGCGTGACGGCGCTGGTGCAGTCGAGTACGGCCACCTCGCTGATGACTTCGTCCTTTGTGGGCCAGGGCCTGATCACCCTGCCCTCGGCCCTGGCCGTCATGCGCGGCGCCGATGTGGGCACGGCGCTGATGGCCGTGCTGTTTTCCACGGATCTTTCCTGGCTCTCGCCGCTGTTCATTTTTGTGGGTGTGGTGCTGTTCATCACCCGGCAGGACTCCACTCCCGGACGCATAGGCCGCGTGCTGATCGGTCTGGGCGTGATGCTGCTGGCCCTGCGCCTGGTGGTGGAAGCCACCGAGCCGCTGCTGCAAGCGCCTGCCGTGCGTACCCTGCTGACCTCGGTCAGCAGCGATATGTTCATGGAGTTGCTGCTGGGTGCCGTGTTGGCCGTGGTGGCCTACTCCAGCCTGGCCGTGGTGCTGCTGATTGCAGCCATGGCCAGCTCCGGCGCCATTCCGATTGAAGTCGCCCTGGGACTGGCTCTGGGTGCCAACCTGGGCAGCGGCCTGGTTGCGGCGTTGACCACGGCCAAAGCTGCGGTCGAAGAACGCCAGGTCACCATCGGCAATCTGCTGTTCAAGATCATGGGCGTGGCCATTGTGGCGCCCTTCCTGGGGCTGTGGGTGGAGTACGTGCAGCCCTATATCCCCAACGCGGGCCAGAACGTGGTGCTGTTCCACCTGGCCTTCAACATCTTCAACAGCGTGTGCTTCATCGGCCTGACCCAGACCGTGGCGCGCTGGGTCTCCGCCCTGCTGCCCAAGCCCGAGGACAACAGCACAGGCCAGCTGCTGCGCCCCCGCCACCTCGATCCCTCGGCCCTGTCCACCCCCTCGCTGGCCATCTCCTGCGCGGCGCGCGAAGCCCTGCATCAGGCCGATGTGGTCGAGTCCATGATGATCGGCCTGCAGAAAGTGGTGGAATCCGACGATGTCAAGCTGTCCGAGGAAGTGCGGCATCTGGAAGCTACGGTGGACGATTTGTACTCGGCCATCAAGTACTACATGACCAAGATTTCGCGCGCCGAACTGGACGAGCGCGAAGGTCAGCGCTGGACGGAAATCATCAGCTTCACCATCAATATGGAGCAGATCGGCGACATCATCGAGCGCGTGCTGCTGGATCTGGAAGACAAGAAGATCAAGAAGGGCCGTCACTTCTCGGACGCCGGCATGCAGGAGATTCACGAGCTGAGCCAGCACCTGCTGGACAATCTGCGCCTGGCCATGAGCGTGTTCCTCAACGGCAATGTGCGCGAGGCCCAGAAGCTGCTGGAAGAAAAAGCCCGTTTTCGCGATCTGGAACTGGCTTATTCCGCCACCCACCTGGCCCGCCTGTCGCACAACACGGTTTCCAGCATCGAGACCAGCTCGCTGCACATCGATCTGATCAGCGATCTGAAGCGCATCAACTCCCTGCTGTGCTCGGTGGCCTATCCGATTCTGGAGCAGGCCGGTGCACTGGCCCCCAATCGTTTGAGATCATCCGCGCTGGAAGGCAAACGCTAG
- a CDS encoding HNH endonuclease — MKVLKLTAQGLPQSWVTLEQAALHYAADEVRWEAGAEIACFRGGHNAVTGRQSVIHINSIIGTKGVSAINPHELLPGLTNGKLFARDRCLCAYCGRQFHEGDLTREHIVPVCVGGQHTWMNLVTACRACNHRKGPRTPEQAHMPLLYTPYTPTLWEDFILRNRRILADQMEFLVAHVPRYSRWRS; from the coding sequence GTGAAAGTCTTGAAGCTGACAGCCCAGGGGCTGCCGCAGTCCTGGGTGACGCTGGAGCAAGCGGCGCTGCACTATGCGGCGGATGAGGTGCGCTGGGAAGCCGGCGCCGAGATTGCCTGCTTTCGCGGTGGCCATAACGCGGTAACGGGTCGGCAGTCAGTCATTCACATCAACTCCATCATCGGCACCAAGGGTGTGTCGGCCATCAATCCGCACGAGCTGCTGCCTGGGCTGACCAATGGCAAGCTGTTTGCCCGCGACCGCTGCCTGTGCGCCTATTGCGGCCGCCAATTCCATGAAGGCGATCTGACGCGCGAGCACATCGTGCCCGTCTGCGTGGGCGGCCAGCACACCTGGATGAATCTGGTCACGGCCTGCCGTGCATGCAATCACCGCAAAGGCCCGCGCACGCCCGAGCAGGCGCATATGCCCTTGCTCTACACCCCGTACACGCCCACGCTGTGGGAAGACTTCATTTTGCGAAACCGCCGCATTCTGGCCGATCAGATGGAGTTTCTCGTGGCCCATGTGCCGCGTTATTCGCGCTGGCGCAGCTGA
- a CDS encoding bifunctional riboflavin kinase/FAD synthetase, translating into MKIFRGFKHPGLAPACAVTIGNFDGVHRGHQAMLGLLRAEAAQRGIPTCAMTFEPHPRDYFAQKLGKPDLAPARVGTLRDKLSQLEICGVDQVVILPFNESLASQRPEDFIQDVLISGLGAKYVLVGDDFRFGNKRAGDYAMLDSSGQALGFDVARMNSYEVHGLRVSSTAVREALAAGDMQQAAKLLGHPYRISGHVVHGRKLGRKLAESRAGADDGFRTLNLRFDHWKPAASGIFAVLVHGLTDTPLHGVANLGVRPSLDPNDINGGRVLLETHCFDWPVDLGGEGAYGKIIRVELLHKLHDELKYDSLDALTAGIAKDCDDARAFFAGNHAPSHTSSHTETRRQTTRDRI; encoded by the coding sequence ATGAAGATTTTCCGTGGATTCAAGCACCCCGGCCTGGCCCCAGCCTGCGCTGTGACCATTGGCAATTTCGATGGGGTGCACCGAGGCCACCAGGCCATGCTGGGACTATTGCGCGCCGAAGCGGCACAGCGCGGCATACCGACCTGCGCCATGACCTTCGAGCCCCACCCGCGCGACTATTTCGCGCAAAAGCTGGGCAAGCCCGATCTGGCACCGGCCCGGGTGGGCACGCTGCGCGACAAGCTCAGCCAGCTGGAAATCTGCGGCGTGGATCAGGTCGTCATCCTGCCGTTCAATGAATCCCTGGCCAGCCAGCGCCCCGAAGACTTCATCCAGGACGTGCTGATCTCCGGCCTGGGCGCCAAATACGTGCTCGTGGGCGATGATTTCCGCTTTGGCAACAAACGCGCCGGCGACTACGCCATGCTCGACTCCTCCGGCCAGGCGCTGGGCTTTGACGTGGCCCGTATGAACAGCTACGAGGTCCATGGACTGCGCGTCTCCAGCACCGCCGTGCGCGAAGCCCTGGCCGCAGGCGATATGCAGCAGGCGGCCAAGCTGCTGGGCCACCCCTACCGCATCTCCGGCCATGTGGTCCACGGCCGCAAGCTGGGCCGCAAACTGGCCGAGAGCCGCGCCGGCGCAGACGACGGCTTTCGCACCCTGAACCTGCGTTTTGACCACTGGAAACCCGCTGCCAGCGGCATTTTCGCCGTGCTGGTACATGGCCTGACGGATACACCGCTGCATGGCGTGGCCAACCTGGGCGTGCGCCCCTCGCTGGACCCCAACGACATCAACGGCGGCCGCGTGCTGCTGGAGACCCACTGCTTTGATTGGCCCGTAGACCTGGGTGGGGAAGGGGCCTACGGTAAAATCATCCGCGTGGAACTTCTGCACAAACTGCACGACGAGCTGAAGTACGACAGTCTCGATGCCCTGACGGCAGGCATCGCCAAGGACTGCGATGACGCACGTGCGTTCTTCGCTGGCAACCACGCGCCGTCCCATACGTCCAGCCATACCGAGACCCGTCGCCAAACCACGCGCGACCGAATTTGA
- a CDS encoding bestrophin family protein, translating to MIVRDRPSGFKLFWIVRGSVLQRIMAVLAVNIVFAMLITVAHGMLFDVKIPVTTIPFTLIGLPLAIFLGFRNNTAYARYSEGRKLWGEILIHARTLTRQCQTLICFDHPPDPRQRASDARVRMVHRVVAFAHVLRAQLRGLGDDVAAQHWLTDEEWQRLQQLPLPQRTDALMLAMGHDLSRCVQQQRIDPCLAVAVDKTFTGLTTAAASCERIRNTPIPFSYSLLLHRTAHMYCFLLPFGLVDVTGFMTPFVVAIVAYTFYGLDALGDELEEPFGMESNDLALDSICRGIEIAMCQSLGDPQVPAPLQPVDYQLT from the coding sequence ATGATCGTTCGCGATCGGCCCTCTGGCTTCAAGCTTTTCTGGATTGTGCGGGGCTCGGTGCTGCAACGCATCATGGCCGTGCTGGCTGTCAACATCGTGTTTGCCATGCTGATTACGGTGGCGCACGGCATGTTGTTTGACGTCAAGATTCCCGTCACCACCATCCCCTTCACCCTGATTGGCCTGCCGCTGGCCATTTTTCTGGGCTTTCGCAACAACACGGCCTATGCCCGGTATTCGGAGGGGCGCAAGCTCTGGGGCGAAATCCTGATCCATGCGCGCACGCTGACGCGCCAGTGCCAGACCCTGATTTGCTTCGATCACCCGCCAGACCCGCGCCAGCGCGCCAGTGATGCGCGGGTGCGCATGGTGCACCGCGTCGTGGCCTTTGCCCATGTGCTGCGGGCGCAGCTGCGCGGCCTGGGCGACGATGTGGCGGCGCAGCATTGGCTGACCGATGAAGAATGGCAGCGCCTGCAGCAGCTGCCGCTGCCCCAGCGCACGGATGCGCTGATGCTGGCCATGGGCCACGATTTGAGCCGGTGCGTGCAGCAGCAGCGGATTGATCCCTGTCTGGCCGTGGCGGTGGACAAGACTTTTACCGGCCTGACGACTGCCGCAGCCTCTTGCGAGCGCATACGCAACACGCCCATCCCGTTTTCCTATTCGCTGCTGCTGCACCGCACGGCGCATATGTATTGCTTTCTGTTGCCTTTCGGGCTGGTGGATGTCACGGGTTTCATGACGCCGTTTGTGGTGGCCATCGTGGCTTACACGTTCTACGGGCTGGATGCGCTGGGCGACGAGCTGGAAGAGCCATTCGGCATGGAAAGCAATGATCTGGCGCTGGACAGCATTTGCCGGGGCATCGAGATTGCCATGTGCCAGTCTCTGGGCGATCCCCAGGTGCCGGCGCCGCTACAACCGGTGGACTACCAGCTGACCTGA
- a CDS encoding DMT family transporter gives MTTSLKPSTVAMLTLAPLLWAGNAIVGRLAHDLISPFALNFLRWCIAFVLLLPLAWRVLRKNSPIWPLWRQYLLLGLLGIGCYNALLYLALKTSTPLNVTLVSSSMPVWMLVIGRICWGTPVSGRQFAGALLSVLGVAVVLSRGDLPTLMQLHFVAGDLFMVLATIAWAFYTWLIAKTPGPAEVKAHWASFLVAQLAFGLLWSGLFTGGEALWGDFRLVPGWPLLAALLFIAIGPAILAYRFWGMGVQRSTPAIAGFFGNLIPLFTALLSIPVLGETPRAYHALAFALIVAGIVVSSRKA, from the coding sequence ATGACCACCTCTTTAAAGCCCTCTACCGTCGCCATGCTCACGCTGGCTCCGCTGCTGTGGGCTGGCAATGCCATCGTGGGCCGGCTGGCCCACGATCTGATTTCTCCGTTTGCCCTCAATTTTCTGCGCTGGTGCATTGCCTTTGTCCTGCTGCTGCCGCTGGCCTGGCGGGTGCTGCGCAAAAACAGCCCCATCTGGCCGCTGTGGCGCCAGTATCTGCTGCTGGGCCTGCTGGGCATTGGCTGCTACAACGCGCTGCTGTATCTGGCGCTCAAAACCTCTACGCCGCTGAATGTCACCCTGGTGAGCTCCAGCATGCCGGTATGGATGCTGGTCATAGGCCGCATCTGCTGGGGCACGCCGGTCAGCGGCCGCCAGTTCGCAGGCGCGCTGCTGTCCGTGCTGGGGGTGGCCGTGGTGCTCTCGCGCGGCGATCTGCCAACGCTGATGCAGCTGCATTTCGTGGCCGGAGATCTGTTCATGGTGCTGGCCACCATTGCCTGGGCCTTCTACACCTGGTTGATTGCCAAGACGCCCGGCCCGGCCGAAGTGAAAGCGCACTGGGCCAGCTTTCTGGTGGCGCAGCTGGCCTTTGGCCTGTTGTGGTCGGGCCTGTTTACCGGCGGCGAAGCCCTATGGGGCGATTTTCGTCTGGTACCAGGCTGGCCTCTGCTGGCCGCCCTGCTCTTCATCGCCATAGGGCCGGCCATTTTGGCCTATCGCTTCTGGGGCATGGGCGTGCAGCGTTCCACCCCGGCCATTGCCGGCTTTTTTGGCAATCTGATTCCGCTGTTCACCGCCCTGCTTTCCATTCCCGTGCTGGGAGAGACGCCGCGCGCCTACCATGCACTGGCGTTTGCGCTCATCGTGGCAGGCATTGTGGTGTCTTCGCGCAAAGCCTAG
- the lspA gene encoding signal peptidase II: MSNTSTSSAGFGRIWPWLLWALVIIGVDQITKQWILAHYQYGDWTPLTSFFNIVRAHNTGAAFSFLADGGGWQRWLFVLIGAVATVLIVWQLKKHPEQKLFCLSLSSILGGAIGNVVDRLQHGYVVDFLDFYWGRSHFPAFNVADMAITLGAVLLILDEILRARRAKQEGTKAQG; this comes from the coding sequence ATGAGCAACACCTCGACATCCTCCGCAGGCTTTGGCCGCATCTGGCCCTGGCTGCTGTGGGCGCTGGTCATCATCGGCGTGGACCAGATCACCAAGCAGTGGATTCTGGCCCATTACCAGTACGGCGACTGGACGCCGCTGACCAGCTTCTTCAACATCGTGCGGGCGCACAACACCGGTGCAGCCTTCTCCTTTCTGGCCGATGGCGGCGGCTGGCAGCGCTGGTTGTTTGTGCTGATCGGTGCAGTAGCCACCGTGCTCATCGTCTGGCAGCTGAAAAAGCATCCGGAGCAGAAACTGTTTTGCCTGTCCCTGTCCAGCATTCTGGGCGGCGCCATCGGCAATGTGGTCGACCGTCTGCAACACGGCTATGTGGTGGATTTTCTGGATTTTTACTGGGGTCGCAGCCACTTTCCGGCCTTTAACGTGGCCGATATGGCGATCACACTGGGCGCCGTGCTGCTGATTCTCGATGAGATCCTGAGAGCCCGACGCGCCAAACAAGAAGGCACTAAAGCCCAGGGCTGA
- the uraH gene encoding hydroxyisourate hydrolase, producing the protein MAGISTHALNVTTGRPIAGLRVELYDVAQSPPQRLNSTRTNADGRTDSPMLAAQSARTGDFELRFYVGEHFKEPTALSEEVLVRFSIFDAAQHYHVPMLCSPWFFTTYRGS; encoded by the coding sequence ATGGCAGGCATCAGCACCCACGCACTCAATGTCACCACCGGCCGCCCCATCGCGGGCCTGCGGGTGGAGCTTTACGACGTCGCGCAATCCCCGCCTCAGCGTCTGAACAGCACCCGCACCAATGCCGACGGCCGCACCGACAGCCCCATGCTGGCGGCCCAGTCGGCGCGCACCGGGGACTTCGAACTGCGTTTTTACGTAGGCGAGCATTTCAAGGAACCCACGGCACTGTCGGAAGAAGTGCTGGTGCGTTTTTCCATCTTCGACGCAGCCCAGCACTATCACGTGCCCATGCTGTGCTCGCCCTGGTTTTTCACCACCTACCGTGGCAGCTGA
- the ileS gene encoding isoleucine--tRNA ligase, giving the protein MSESKSNKPEASVYRATLNMPDTPFPMRGDLPKREPGWAKEWEEQGIYKKLRDARAGAPMFILHDGPPYANGKIHIGHAVNKILKDMIVKSRQLEGFDARYVPGWDCHGLPIENAIEKLHGRNLPRDEMQAKSRAFATEQITQQMVDFKRLGVLADWDHPYKTMNYANEALELRALKQVMERGFVYRGLKPVYWCFDCASSLAEFEIEYQDKQSQTLDVMFPAAEPAKLAAAFGLEKLDKEAFIVIWTTTAWTIPANQALNVNPDLEYSLVDTERGLLIVASALVEKCLARWKLEGNVLATAQGKALDHMPFKHPLAHVDKGFDRISPVYLAEYATADDGTGIVHSAPAYGLDDFNSCVSNGMEYKDILNPVQGNGVYAPEMPLFGGQHIWKAVPVILDALKVANRLMDTTTISHSYPHCWRHKTPVIYRAAAQWFIRMDEGEGVFTDPAQKPEKTLRQIALDAIEQTNFYPENGQERLRAMIAGRPDWCISRQRSWGVPIPFFLHVDTGALHPRTMEIIDQAADMIEQGGIEAWSRVSTEEILGAEEASLYTKSTDILEVWFDSGSTFWHVMRGTHADMHHDQGPEADLYLEGHDQHRGWFHSSLLLASAIFGRAPYKGLLTHGFTVDGQGKKMSKSVGNTVAPQDVSGKMGAEIIRLWVASTDYSGDLGIDDKILARVVDAYRRIRNTLRFLLANTSDFDAATDSVAYKDLLEIDQYALARAAQLQKEIIGHYQVYEFHPVVAKLQLFCSEDLGGFYLDVLKDRLYTTAPKSLARRSAQTALHQITQALLRWMAPFLSFTAEEAWKIVGDSETIYLEQFTDLPEGSEALLAKWSRLREIRDVVNKDIEAVRVTGLVGASLQAEVTISAQHEDLALLQSLADDLKFVFITSAAQAVAGEALAVAVKPSEAAKCERCWHYRDDVGVNPEHPSLCGRCDSNLHGTGEVRKAA; this is encoded by the coding sequence ATGTCTGAATCGAAGTCCAACAAGCCCGAAGCGTCCGTTTACCGTGCGACGCTGAACATGCCCGACACCCCCTTCCCCATGCGCGGCGATCTGCCCAAGCGCGAGCCGGGCTGGGCCAAGGAATGGGAAGAGCAAGGCATTTACAAGAAGCTGCGTGACGCCCGTGCCGGCGCGCCCATGTTCATCCTGCACGACGGCCCGCCCTACGCCAACGGCAAGATCCACATCGGCCACGCCGTCAACAAGATCTTGAAGGACATGATCGTCAAGAGCCGCCAATTGGAAGGCTTTGACGCGCGCTATGTGCCGGGCTGGGACTGCCACGGTCTGCCCATCGAAAACGCCATCGAAAAGCTGCACGGCCGCAATCTGCCCCGTGACGAGATGCAGGCCAAGAGCCGTGCCTTTGCCACCGAGCAAATCACCCAGCAGATGGTAGACTTCAAGCGCCTGGGCGTGCTGGCCGACTGGGACCACCCCTACAAGACCATGAACTACGCCAACGAGGCGCTGGAGCTGCGTGCCTTGAAGCAGGTGATGGAGCGTGGCTTTGTCTACCGCGGCCTGAAGCCCGTGTACTGGTGTTTTGACTGCGCCTCCTCGCTGGCCGAATTCGAGATCGAGTACCAGGACAAGCAGAGCCAGACCCTGGACGTGATGTTCCCCGCCGCCGAACCCGCCAAGCTGGCTGCAGCCTTTGGCCTGGAAAAGCTGGACAAAGAGGCCTTCATCGTCATCTGGACCACCACGGCCTGGACCATCCCCGCCAACCAGGCGCTCAACGTCAACCCCGATCTGGAATACAGCCTGGTCGATACCGAGCGCGGCCTGCTGATCGTGGCCTCGGCCCTGGTCGAAAAATGCCTGGCCCGCTGGAAGCTGGAAGGCAATGTACTTGCCACGGCTCAGGGCAAGGCGCTGGACCACATGCCCTTCAAGCACCCGCTGGCCCATGTGGACAAGGGCTTTGACCGCATCTCCCCCGTGTACCTGGCCGAATACGCCACGGCCGACGACGGCACGGGTATCGTGCACTCGGCTCCGGCCTATGGTCTGGACGACTTCAACTCCTGCGTCTCCAACGGCATGGAGTACAAGGACATCCTCAACCCCGTGCAGGGCAACGGCGTGTACGCGCCCGAAATGCCGCTGTTCGGCGGCCAGCACATCTGGAAGGCCGTGCCCGTCATCCTGGACGCACTCAAGGTCGCCAACCGTCTGATGGACACCACCACCATCAGCCACAGCTACCCGCACTGCTGGCGCCACAAGACGCCGGTGATCTACCGCGCTGCGGCCCAGTGGTTCATCCGCATGGACGAGGGCGAAGGCGTGTTCACCGACCCGGCCCAGAAGCCCGAGAAGACCCTGCGCCAGATCGCTCTGGACGCCATCGAGCAGACCAACTTCTACCCCGAAAACGGGCAGGAACGCCTGCGCGCCATGATCGCCGGCCGTCCGGACTGGTGCATCTCGCGTCAGCGCTCCTGGGGCGTGCCCATTCCCTTCTTCCTGCATGTGGACACGGGCGCGCTGCACCCGCGCACCATGGAGATCATCGACCAAGCGGCCGACATGATCGAACAAGGTGGCATCGAGGCCTGGAGCCGCGTGAGCACCGAAGAAATCCTGGGCGCCGAAGAAGCTTCGCTCTACACCAAGAGCACCGACATTCTGGAAGTCTGGTTCGACTCGGGTTCCACCTTCTGGCACGTGATGCGCGGCACCCATGCCGATATGCACCACGACCAGGGCCCCGAAGCCGACCTGTACCTGGAAGGCCATGACCAGCACCGCGGCTGGTTCCACTCTTCGCTGCTGCTGGCCTCGGCCATCTTCGGCCGCGCGCCTTACAAGGGCCTGCTGACCCACGGCTTCACCGTGGACGGCCAGGGCAAGAAGATGTCCAAGTCCGTGGGCAACACCGTGGCGCCGCAGGACGTGAGCGGCAAGATGGGTGCCGAAATCATCCGCCTGTGGGTGGCATCTACCGATTACTCGGGCGATCTGGGTATCGACGACAAGATCCTGGCCCGCGTGGTGGACGCCTATCGCCGCATCCGCAACACGCTGCGCTTTTTGCTGGCGAACACCAGCGACTTTGACGCTGCCACCGACAGCGTGGCCTACAAGGACCTGCTGGAAATCGACCAGTACGCCCTGGCGCGTGCGGCCCAGCTGCAAAAGGAAATCATCGGCCACTACCAGGTCTATGAATTCCACCCCGTGGTGGCCAAGCTGCAGCTGTTCTGCTCGGAAGATCTGGGCGGCTTCTACCTGGACGTCTTGAAGGATCGCCTCTACACCACGGCACCCAAGAGCCTGGCCCGCCGCTCGGCCCAGACCGCGCTGCACCAGATCACCCAGGCCCTGCTGCGCTGGATGGCACCCTTCCTGTCCTTCACGGCCGAAGAAGCCTGGAAGATCGTGGGCGACAGCGAAACCATTTACCTGGAACAGTTCACCGATCTGCCCGAAGGCAGCGAAGCCCTGCTGGCCAAGTGGAGCCGCCTGCGCGAGATCCGCGACGTGGTCAACAAGGACATCGAAGCCGTGCGCGTGACCGGCCTGGTCGGCGCATCGCTGCAGGCCGAAGTGACCATCTCCGCCCAGCACGAAGACCTGGCCCTGCTGCAATCGCTGGCCGATGATCTCAAGTTCGTCTTCATCACCTCCGCAGCCCAGGCTGTGGCGGGCGAGGCCCTGGCCGTAGCGGTCAAGCCCTCGGAAGCGGCCAAGTGCGAGCGCTGCTGGCACTACCGCGACGACGTGGGCGTGAACCCCGAGCACCCCAGCCTGTGCGGCCGTTGCGACAGCAATCTGCACGGCACGGGCGAGGTACGCAAAGCTGCGTAA
- a CDS encoding hydroxyisourate hydrolase produces the protein MSKTSFSSAQALLPTRRQFALSGLALGTSALVAARGALAAETPQPTPAQSSGPIVLHGVSPRLTMHAVDTFHGSAATGLRIDFSRWDGQNYVLVRSFIVNANGRADEPLLIDDSYRAGRYEMLLHVDDYFAAKGSRLPRPAFLSKVPVRFQIANTAERIHLPMQFGPWNYTYSRGS, from the coding sequence ATGTCCAAGACTTCTTTTTCCAGCGCACAAGCTCTGCTCCCGACGCGCCGTCAGTTCGCCCTCTCCGGCCTGGCACTCGGTACCTCGGCCCTGGTCGCGGCACGCGGCGCACTGGCTGCCGAAACGCCCCAGCCGACACCGGCCCAGTCCTCCGGACCCATCGTGCTGCACGGCGTCAGCCCGCGCCTGACCATGCATGCCGTGGACACGTTCCACGGCTCGGCAGCCACGGGCCTGCGCATCGACTTCTCGCGCTGGGACGGCCAGAACTATGTGCTGGTGCGCAGCTTCATCGTGAACGCCAACGGCCGAGCGGACGAGCCTCTGCTGATCGACGACAGCTACCGCGCCGGCCGCTACGAGATGCTGCTGCATGTGGACGATTACTTTGCCGCCAAGGGCTCCAGGCTGCCCCGACCCGCCTTTCTGTCCAAGGTGCCGGTGCGCTTTCAGATCGCGAACACGGCCGAGCGCATCCACCTGCCTATGCAGTTCGGCCCCTGGAACTACACCTACTCGCGCGGCAGCTGA
- a CDS encoding nucleoside deaminase: MHNEDKYLLDSIRLAMGNVKDRPQPTWPFGAVLVRDGQVLARAVNQVDELCDPSAHAEMQALRIGAKAQGSTDLSGAVMYASGYPCSMCYTAMLLAGVKKVYFAYSNEDGEPYDLSAARGYVELAKPEEQRELTLISHRVRDEGQDLYEAWQQAVDKTQAETSL, from the coding sequence ATGCATAACGAAGACAAGTACCTGCTCGATTCCATTCGCCTGGCCATGGGCAATGTCAAGGACAGACCCCAGCCCACCTGGCCTTTCGGCGCCGTGCTGGTCAGAGACGGCCAGGTCCTGGCCCGCGCCGTGAACCAGGTGGACGAGCTCTGCGACCCCTCGGCCCATGCCGAGATGCAGGCCTTGCGCATAGGCGCCAAGGCCCAGGGCAGCACGGATCTGAGCGGCGCTGTCATGTATGCCAGCGGCTATCCCTGCAGCATGTGCTACACGGCCATGCTGCTGGCCGGTGTCAAGAAGGTCTACTTTGCCTATTCCAACGAAGACGGCGAGCCCTACGACCTGTCTGCAGCGCGCGGCTATGTGGAACTGGCCAAGCCCGAGGAACAACGCGAGCTGACCCTGATCAGCCACCGCGTGCGCGATGAGGGCCAGGATCTGTACGAGGCCTGGCAGCAGGCCGTGGATAAAACCCAGGCAGAAACAAGCCTCTAA